A region of the Bacteroidales bacterium genome:
GCGCGTACAGTTTGTGAAAAAATTTCTTCTCTTCTCTCGTTTTTCTCATTGTTATCCATCTCTTCCATTATGCGGTAATTTAATTACACAAACGACTTATGAGTAACGCAAAGGTAAAAATATTATTTTAGCCACAGTTTGTGGCATATTTTTTAAAAACCAAAGCCAACCGGCTCTGAAATAAATATTTATGATGTTTATTGATTCAAAGAGATCACGGTTTATGATTTATTCCCTACTTTTGCGGCCTGAAAATAGCACCCTAAGTGCGTTAGTTATTAATTTTATTTCATTGCATGTTAAGCAGAAGGCTGATCAGGGTTAAGGTAATGCAGGCATTGTATGCCTTTTTTCAAACAGAGGATAACGATTTGCCTGCTGCTGAAAAGCAACTTATCAGAAACATCGACAGGATATACGAACTCTACATCTGGCAGCTTGCCTTTCTTGTTGATTTGTTCAGTTATTTCAGGCAGCGTGCTGACGAAGCCAAACAGAAGTTTCTACCCACCGAAGAGGATCTCCACCCCAGTACAAGGTTTATTGATAATAAGCTGATTGCACAGCTTGAGGAAAGCAGGGATTTTCATAAGCAAATCGAGCGCTTTAAAGTAAACTGGGTGGACGAGAAGGAATTGTTTCGTGTAATGTATAATGATATCCGGGCAGGTGAGGAATACAAAAAATACATGACTGCAGAGAAGAGCAGTTACGAAGACGATCGCAGTATTCTTATAAAGCTCATCCGTGCTCAATTTTTTCCATCAGAATTGCTCCAGGGATTTTTTGAAGAACGCAATATCCATTGGGTCGATGATTTTGATACCGCCATGCTTATGGTGATGAAAACTTTGAAATCGCTTAACATAAAGCAGGATGCTACAGCGCCGCTTCCAGGATTGTATGAAGATGATGAGGCTGAAACCGAAGACAAGGAATTTGCGAGGAACTTGCTCCGAATAACGATTTTCTACAGTTCGGAATATGCAGAGATAATTTCGGCAAGGGCAAAAAACTGGGAATTGGAAAGGATTGCCATGCTTGACATTATTCTGATGAAGATGGCCATTGCCGAACTGGTTCAGTTTCCATCTATTCCTGTGAAAGTTACGCTGAATGAATACATTGAGATATCAAAGCAATACAGCACACCCAAGAGCAAGGTGTTTATCAACGGTTTGCTTGATAAGCTGATTGTTGAGTTCAAACAGGAAAATAAAATCAAGAAAACCGGAAGAGGGTTAATTGATAATTAAGCTTTTTATGACCCCGGAACCAGCCAGCCTGAAAAACCTGGTGGCCATAAAAATTGTAAATTTGCACAATTATAAAAAATATGAACTTCATTAATACCATACCTAAATTCTTTTCTCTTGCACTTGTTGTGGCTTTAATTGTATTGTCTTCCTGTGGCGGCAATTCTTCCGGCGAAGGCCGCTTGCCGACTGATCTGATCCAAAACCCACGCAGTGCGGAAGGGAACAAAGAAAACGTAGATATGCCTGCTTTTGAATTTGCCAAGGAATTTCATGATTTCGGTAGGATCATACAGGGAGAACAGGTATCATTTGGTTTCAAATTTAAGAATTCAGGCGATGCCATGTTGCTGATCTCAAGTGTGAGTTCTTCCTGCGGTTGTACAGTTGCATCTTTCCCCGATAAACCCATGAGACCGGGTGAGGAAGGTGTTATTACCGTAAG
Encoded here:
- a CDS encoding DUF1573 domain-containing protein — protein: MNFINTIPKFFSLALVVALIVLSSCGGNSSGEGRLPTDLIQNPRSAEGNKENVDMPAFEFAKEFHDFGRIIQGEQVSFGFKFKNSGDAMLLISSVSSSCGCTVASFPDKPMRPGEEGVITVSFDSRGRRGSQVKTVTLMANTQPNTKQLSVQANIITPETSNF
- the nusB gene encoding transcription antitermination factor NusB, yielding MLSRRLIRVKVMQALYAFFQTEDNDLPAAEKQLIRNIDRIYELYIWQLAFLVDLFSYFRQRADEAKQKFLPTEEDLHPSTRFIDNKLIAQLEESRDFHKQIERFKVNWVDEKELFRVMYNDIRAGEEYKKYMTAEKSSYEDDRSILIKLIRAQFFPSELLQGFFEERNIHWVDDFDTAMLMVMKTLKSLNIKQDATAPLPGLYEDDEAETEDKEFARNLLRITIFYSSEYAEIISARAKNWELERIAMLDIILMKMAIAELVQFPSIPVKVTLNEYIEISKQYSTPKSKVFINGLLDKLIVEFKQENKIKKTGRGLIDN